A window from Manis javanica isolate MJ-LG chromosome 10, MJ_LKY, whole genome shotgun sequence encodes these proteins:
- the VDR gene encoding vitamin D3 receptor isoform X2 → MSSWSVLGVHSVLKTIYPVILTDEEVQRKREMILKRKEEEALKDSLRPKLSEEQQHIIAVLLDAHHKTYDPTYADFSQFRPPIRGGEAAGGHSSRPSSRHMPSFSGDSSSSCSDHYNASLDMIEPCSFSNLDLSEEESDDPSVTLGLSQLSMLPHLADLVSYSIQKVIGFAKMIPGFRDLTSEDQIVLLKSSAIEVIMLRSNQSFTMDDMSWSCGNQDYKYGINDVAKAGHTLELIEPLIKFQVGLKKLDLHEEEHVLLMAICIVSPDRPGVQDANLVEAIQDRLSNTLQTYIRCRHPPPGSHLLYAKMIQKLADLRSLNEEHSKQYRCLSFQPECSLKLTPLVLEVFGNEIS, encoded by the exons TCATCCTGACGGATGAAGAGGTACAGCGCAAGCGGGAGATGATCCTGAAGcggaaggaggaggaggccctGAAGGACAGTCTGCGACCCAAGCTGTCTGAGGAGCAGCAGCACATCATTGCTGTCCTGTTGGACGCCCACCACAAGACCTACGACCCCACCTATGCTGACTTCAGTCAGTTCCGG CCTCCAATTCGTGGGGGTGAGGCTGCAGGGGGCCATTCCTCAAGGCCCTCCTCCAGACACATGCCCAGCTTCTCCGGGGACTCGTCCTCCTCCTGCTCAGATCACTACAACGCCTCACTAG ACATGATAGAGCCATGCAGTTTTTCCAACCTGGATCTGAGTGAAGAAGAGTCAGATGACCCTTCTGTGACCCTGGGCCTGTCCCAGCTCTCCATGCTGCCCCACCTGGCTGACCTGGTCAGTTACAGCATCCAAAAGGTCATTGGCTTTGCCAAGATGATTCCAGGCTTCAG AGACCTCACCTCTGAGGACCAGATTGTGCTCCTGAAGTCAAGTGCCATTGAAGTCATCATGTTGCGCTCCAACCAGTCCTTCACCATGGATGACATGTCCTGGAGCTGTGGTAACCAGGACTATAAATACGGCATCAATGACGTGGCCAAAG CTGGACACACTCTGGAGCTGATTGAGCCTCTCATCAAGTTCCAGGTGGGGCTGAAGAAGCTGGACTTGCATGAGGAGGAGCACGTCCTACTCATGGCCATCTGCATTGTCTCCCCAG ACCGCCCCGGGGTGCAGGACGCCAACCTGGTCGAAGCCATCCAGGACCGCCTGTCCAACACGCTGCAGACCTACATCCGCTGCCGTCACCCGCCCCCGGGCAGCCACCTGCTCTACGCCAAGATGATCCAGAAGCTGGCCGACCTGCGGAGCCTCAATGAGGAGCACTCCAAGCAGTACCGCTGCCTGTCCTTCCAGCCGGAGTGCAGCCTGAAGCTCACACCCTTGGTGCTCGAGGTGTTTGGCAATGAGATTTCCTGA